A stretch of the Campylobacter sp. 19-13652 genome encodes the following:
- a CDS encoding dihydroorotase, whose product MKTLIKNGILVNSDGKVRANLLIENENISEITQASPDADLVIDASGKLVLPGLIDMHVHFRDPGLEYKDDIESGSRAAVAGGVTTCLPMANTNPVNDTAYITAAMIAKAKAVGLIDLLPIAAISKHLKGDELVEMGDLIAAGAVAFSDDGLPVSSSSVMRAALEYSKQFNSFCISHSEDCSLCRSGVMHEGRVSALLGLRGMAREKEEISVSRDMLLAKLTGGHVHIAHVSSAYSLKIIEMAKRDGINITCEATPHHFSFSDDELLANRYDANFKMSPPLREISDVQAIRAALKSGLIDVIATDHAPHHSDEKVVEFDKAPFGIIGLQTLVPLTLGLVRDGVIDECDMARLTSANPARILNLKSKGRLEAGYLADIAIIDPELEYTYDERINRSKSVNSPLFGKRLRGACVATFKNGRQVFSWAELGL is encoded by the coding sequence ATGAAAACACTGATAAAAAACGGCATTTTGGTAAATTCAGACGGCAAGGTAAGGGCAAATTTATTAATAGAGAATGAAAATATAAGCGAGATAACGCAGGCTAGCCCAGACGCAGATCTCGTCATCGACGCTAGTGGCAAGCTCGTCCTGCCAGGGCTAATCGATATGCACGTGCATTTTCGTGACCCTGGGCTTGAGTATAAAGATGACATAGAAAGCGGCTCAAGGGCGGCTGTGGCTGGGGGCGTAACGACCTGTCTGCCGATGGCAAACACAAACCCAGTCAATGACACCGCCTACATCACGGCTGCGATGATAGCCAAGGCAAAGGCGGTGGGGCTAATCGACCTGCTGCCAATAGCGGCGATTAGCAAGCATTTAAAGGGCGATGAGCTAGTGGAAATGGGCGATCTGATCGCAGCTGGAGCGGTGGCGTTTAGCGATGACGGACTGCCAGTGTCTAGCTCGTCCGTGATGCGTGCGGCACTTGAGTATTCAAAGCAGTTTAATAGCTTTTGCATTAGCCACAGCGAGGACTGCTCGCTCTGCCGCAGCGGCGTGATGCACGAGGGCAGGGTATCGGCACTTTTAGGACTGCGTGGAATGGCAAGAGAAAAGGAAGAAATCAGCGTCAGTCGTGATATGCTCCTAGCCAAGCTAACTGGCGGACACGTGCATATCGCTCACGTAAGCTCAGCCTACTCGCTAAAAATCATCGAAATGGCTAAGCGTGATGGCATAAACATCACCTGCGAGGCCACGCCACACCACTTTAGCTTTAGCGATGATGAGCTTTTGGCAAACCGCTATGATGCGAATTTTAAAATGTCGCCGCCGCTGCGTGAGATAAGCGACGTGCAGGCGATTCGTGCAGCTCTTAAAAGCGGGCTAATCGACGTCATCGCCACCGACCACGCCCCACACCACAGCGATGAGAAAGTGGTTGAATTTGACAAGGCGCCATTTGGCATTATAGGGCTGCAAACACTCGTGCCGCTTACTTTGGGGCTGGTGCGTGATGGCGTCATAGATGAGTGCGATATGGCTAGGCTTACTTCGGCAAATCCTGCTAGGATTTTAAATTTAAAAAGCAAAGGCAGGCTGGAGGCTGGCTATCTAGCCGACATCGCTATCATTGACCCTGAGCTAGAATACACCTACGATGAGCGCATAAATCGCTCTAAGTCAGTTAACTCTCCACTTTTTGGCAAGCGTCTGCGTGGGGCTTGCGTGGCGACCTTTAAAAACGGACGGCAGGTGTTTAGCTGGGCGGAGCTTGGGCTGTAG
- a CDS encoding transcriptional regulator — translation MQKQTKRDMAAFLGIDVSTLYNWRKNKPNLYQTLMLGFKIDEILKKQKDYYAELENLKNEAKNR, via the coding sequence TTGCAAAAACAGACAAAGCGTGATATGGCAGCATTTTTAGGCATTGACGTCTCCACGCTTTACAACTGGCGAAAAAACAAGCCAAACCTATATCAAACTCTGATGTTGGGCTTTAAGATAGATGAAATTTTAAAAAAGCAAAAAGATTACTATGCGGAGTTAGAAAATTTAAAAAATGAAGCAAAAAACAGATAA
- a CDS encoding OmpA family protein, protein MSKFKILIVTIFGFLLTGCLPFLQPETPREIDPNKPLTIFVLDISGSMESIDAQSGVSMIKTAKQTIKDIALKLDTNKTNLSLVSFGGWCSVDTEVFSTSSKDELIGKLQGLSADGKTPLALAIKRVSKMANKFKNTVNIILLSDGLESCGGNPLGEINALVANNPQINFNAFVLGYNVDSGTRNMLSQLSYGKGVYYDVLGAAELSVILNRIITTLDVVELGWENGVYNFLINFDHDSDIIKAEFAPNLARFASYLISSNAKAEIGGHTDNVGNANYNKNLSKRRAKSVRDALVALGVRSDRLSYKGYGETNPKVPNTTRENRYKNRRVEARVY, encoded by the coding sequence ATGTCAAAGTTTAAAATTTTAATAGTAACTATTTTTGGTTTTTTGCTTACGGGGTGTTTGCCGTTTTTGCAGCCTGAGACACCGCGTGAAATTGACCCAAATAAGCCACTTACTATCTTTGTTTTGGATATTTCTGGTAGCATGGAGAGTATTGACGCTCAAAGTGGTGTTTCGATGATAAAAACAGCAAAACAGACCATAAAAGATATCGCTTTAAAGCTAGATACAAATAAGACAAATTTATCGCTTGTTTCATTTGGTGGGTGGTGTAGTGTTGACACGGAAGTATTTTCTACTTCAAGCAAAGATGAGCTTATAGGTAAACTGCAAGGGCTATCAGCAGACGGTAAAACTCCTTTGGCTTTGGCTATTAAAAGAGTCTCTAAAATGGCTAATAAATTTAAAAATACTGTAAATATAATTCTCTTAAGCGATGGACTTGAGAGTTGCGGAGGTAATCCTTTGGGTGAGATTAATGCCTTAGTGGCTAATAATCCGCAGATTAATTTTAACGCTTTTGTGCTTGGGTATAACGTAGATAGTGGAACAAGAAATATGCTAAGCCAGCTAAGCTATGGCAAGGGCGTTTATTATGACGTTTTGGGCGCAGCTGAGCTTAGTGTTATTTTAAATAGAATTATTACGACGCTTGATGTTGTGGAGCTTGGCTGGGAAAATGGGGTATATAATTTTTTGATAAATTTTGACCACGATAGCGACATCATAAAGGCTGAGTTTGCTCCAAATTTGGCAAGATTTGCAAGCTATTTAATAAGCTCAAACGCCAAAGCAGAAATAGGCGGACATACTGATAATGTGGGCAATGCTAATTATAACAAGAATCTGTCAAAACGTAGAGCAAAGTCAGTCAGAGACGCTCTAGTTGCACTTGGCGTAAGGTCTGATAGGCTAAGCTATAAGGGATATGGCGAGACAAACCCAAAAGTCCCAAACACAACCAGAGAAAACAGATATAAAAATAGGCGAGTGGAGGCTAGAGTTTATTAA
- a CDS encoding toxin-antitoxin system YwqK family antitoxin, translating to MNKFSKIALSVAAVLVFVGCGSDFPGQPSDTVKVNESKYSDGSIKSETPLNKENRIHGVKKEYYADGTPKLEQNYKNGAKDGVSKEYYEDGTLALEQNYKNNKLYGVYKQYYPNGNLDEVGGYDENGKISGEFKKYNKDGVLLGEGAFKAGKKDGAFKQYNSDGVLLKEANYKDDKLDGAEKEYNENGVLTYEGNYKNGKKDGIFKYYTNDGALVSEEGYKDDRKNGKFIEYKNGEVASETYYENGVKQKNKQ from the coding sequence ATGAATAAATTTTCAAAGATTGCTTTATCTGTGGCGGCGGTTTTGGTTTTTGTGGGGTGTGGGAGCGATTTCCCAGGGCAGCCTAGTGATACAGTAAAGGTAAATGAGAGCAAGTATAGCGACGGGTCTATAAAGTCTGAAACTCCGCTTAATAAAGAAAACAGAATTCACGGTGTAAAAAAGGAGTATTACGCTGACGGCACTCCAAAACTCGAGCAAAATTATAAAAATGGGGCTAAAGACGGCGTAAGTAAAGAGTACTATGAAGACGGTACTTTAGCGCTTGAGCAAAATTATAAAAATAATAAATTATATGGTGTTTATAAGCAATATTATCCAAATGGCAATCTTGATGAGGTTGGCGGGTATGACGAAAACGGCAAAATAAGTGGAGAGTTTAAAAAGTATAATAAAGATGGAGTTTTGCTAGGGGAAGGGGCTTTTAAAGCTGGCAAAAAAGATGGCGCGTTTAAGCAGTATAATAGCGATGGCGTATTGCTTAAAGAGGCTAATTATAAAGATGATAAGCTAGATGGAGCTGAGAAGGAGTATAATGAAAATGGGGTGCTAACATATGAGGGAAATTACAAAAATGGTAAAAAAGATGGAATTTTTAAGTACTACACAAATGACGGTGCTTTAGTAAGTGAAGAGGGATATAAAGACGATAGAAAAAATGGCAAATTTATAGAGTATAAAAACGGCGAAGTGGCAAGCGAGACCTACTACGAAAACGGCGTAAAACAGAAAAATAAGCAGTAA
- the grpE gene encoding nucleotide exchange factor GrpE, which produces MNEEINSEQAEISSEQAQTQNSDESINLDALKSNDKALELESKLAEMTDKFYRANADFENLKKRTEKEKADIASYANEKFARDLLGVLDALQMGASFEPADEFGAKIKEGIELSIAEFIKALAKHGVSEVEVGGEFDPNIHNAVMHVDSDEHESGAIVQVLQKGYKINDRVLRPAMVSIAK; this is translated from the coding sequence GTGAATGAAGAGATAAACAGTGAGCAGGCTGAAATATCAAGCGAACAAGCGCAGACCCAAAATAGTGATGAGAGCATAAATTTAGATGCCTTAAAATCAAACGATAAGGCTTTGGAGCTTGAGAGTAAGCTAGCGGAGATGACGGATAAGTTTTACAGAGCCAACGCAGACTTTGAAAACCTAAAAAAACGCACCGAAAAGGAAAAGGCAGACATCGCAAGCTATGCAAATGAGAAATTTGCTAGGGATTTGCTAGGCGTGCTTGACGCACTGCAAATGGGTGCTAGCTTTGAGCCAGCTGATGAGTTTGGCGCTAAGATAAAAGAGGGCATCGAGCTTAGCATAGCGGAGTTTATAAAAGCGCTAGCCAAGCACGGCGTAAGCGAAGTGGAGGTGGGCGGCGAGTTTGACCCAAATATCCACAACGCCGTAATGCACGTCGATAGCGATGAACACGAAAGCGGGGCGATAGTGCAGGTGCTGCAAAAAGGCTATAAGATAAATGATAGGGTTTTACGCCCAGCGATGGTAAGTATCGCAAAATAA
- a CDS encoding XRE family transcriptional regulator: MFKTSNIFNILHNALEAKNMGKKISQSTMARQLGVSMRTYQDWRLGNSNPQAAAAVCQMLCELDDEDVLFVIKKIKKLEKSEK, translated from the coding sequence ATGTTTAAAACGAGCAACATCTTTAATATCTTACACAACGCACTAGAGGCCAAAAATATGGGAAAAAAAATCTCACAGTCAACTATGGCTAGGCAGCTGGGCGTATCTATGCGAACGTATCAGGACTGGCGATTGGGAAACTCAAACCCCCAAGCCGCCGCCGCTGTGTGCCAAATGCTCTGCGAGCTAGATGATGAGGATGTGCTGTTTGTGATTAAAAAGATAAAAAAGCTAGAAAAGAGCGAGAAATGA
- a CDS encoding iron-containing alcohol dehydrogenase, giving the protein MKNFTYQCPTKLIFGRGEIANLAGEIDKSERVLLVYGGGSIKQNGVYEQVMAALAGVSVVEFGGVEPNPDFDTCVRAAELARSINATCLLAVGGGSVLDACKFIAQIIPLKGRESELYERKITATAATPIYAVLTLPATGSEMNMGCVISRRSSGEKKGFHNPLTFPRVSVVDPATTLSLPPRQIQNGIIDAFVHTIEQYATYDVDTPLQDLWAIGVMRTLMSEGVKSLKNSADYDARANLCWSATCALNYWIGLGVVQDWSVHAIGHELTALYGLDHAQTLAIVLPSLYRLKLSSKQTKLARLGREAFGLVGDEVVVASECVERIVAFFRSLGVKTTLAEYGIDAAEAAQAVAARFSERCFRCGERGDIDAEAVRQILLKA; this is encoded by the coding sequence ATGAAAAACTTCACATATCAGTGTCCGACAAAGCTCATTTTTGGGCGTGGAGAGATAGCAAATCTAGCTGGCGAGATAGACAAAAGCGAGCGTGTGTTGCTCGTCTATGGCGGCGGTAGCATTAAGCAAAACGGAGTGTATGAGCAGGTGATGGCGGCTTTGGCTGGCGTTAGCGTTGTGGAGTTTGGCGGCGTCGAGCCAAATCCTGACTTTGACACCTGCGTTAGGGCTGCCGAGCTAGCTAGGAGTATCAATGCTACCTGTCTGCTGGCTGTGGGCGGGGGCAGCGTGCTTGATGCGTGTAAATTTATTGCTCAAATTATTCCGCTTAAGGGCAGGGAGAGCGAGCTATATGAGCGAAAGATCACCGCCACTGCCGCCACTCCGATATACGCGGTGCTCACGCTACCTGCGACTGGCTCTGAGATGAATATGGGCTGCGTGATAAGCCGCCGAAGCAGTGGCGAGAAAAAGGGCTTTCACAACCCACTGACCTTTCCGCGAGTATCCGTCGTCGATCCAGCTACAACGCTATCCCTGCCGCCACGACAAATTCAAAACGGCATAATCGACGCATTCGTCCATACCATTGAGCAGTATGCGACCTATGACGTGGATACTCCGCTACAGGATCTTTGGGCGATAGGTGTGATGAGAACGCTAATGAGCGAGGGAGTAAAGAGCCTAAAAAATTCCGCTGATTACGACGCTAGGGCGAATTTGTGCTGGTCGGCGACTTGTGCATTAAACTACTGGATAGGGCTTGGCGTGGTGCAGGACTGGAGCGTGCATGCGATAGGGCATGAGCTGACGGCTCTGTATGGGCTAGATCACGCTCAGACGCTGGCGATTGTGCTACCGTCGCTTTATCGGCTAAAGCTATCTTCAAAGCAGACAAAGCTAGCACGTCTTGGGCGAGAGGCGTTTGGATTAGTGGGCGATGAAGTGGTAGTGGCTAGCGAGTGCGTGGAGCGTATAGTGGCGTTTTTTCGCTCTCTTGGGGTTAAAACTACGCTAGCTGAGTATGGTATCGACGCAGCAGAAGCAGCCCAGGCTGTAGCGGCTAGATTTAGCGAGCGTTGCTTTAGATGTGGCGAACGCGGTGACATCGACGCAGAGGCTGTTAGGCAGATACTGCTTAAAGCTTAG
- a CDS encoding YbgC/FadM family acyl-CoA thioesterase, which produces MQKEISFRVYYEDTDAQGIVYHANYLKFCERARSEMLLSQNIGGFSDREYFILRSVQADFISPARLNDIITVHTKALQIGASKVILEQSISLNESTIFLAKVTLAYIKDKKPSRLSEQLREFFISCL; this is translated from the coding sequence ATGCAAAAAGAGATAAGTTTTAGGGTTTATTACGAGGACACCGACGCGCAGGGCATAGTCTATCACGCAAACTACTTAAAATTCTGTGAGCGCGCAAGAAGCGAGATGCTACTAAGTCAAAATATCGGCGGCTTTAGCGATAGAGAGTATTTCATCCTGCGTAGCGTGCAGGCTGATTTTATAAGCCCGGCTAGACTAAATGACATAATCACGGTACACACAAAAGCCCTGCAAATAGGCGCTAGCAAGGTAATACTAGAACAAAGCATAAGCCTAAATGAAAGCACTATATTTTTAGCAAAAGTAACGCTAGCCTACATAAAAGACAAAAAGCCAAGTAGGCTAAGCGAGCAACTAAGGGAGTTTTTTATAAGCTGCCTATAG
- a CDS encoding tautomerase family protein: MPYINIKITKENGTPTQEQKDELARGVVELFEKVMKRSAKNAVVIIDEIAPSDYFISGISVKNLKEKQ; this comes from the coding sequence ATGCCATACATAAATATAAAAATCACTAAAGAAAACGGCACTCCAACGCAAGAACAAAAGGACGAGCTGGCTCGTGGAGTGGTGGAGCTTTTTGAAAAAGTAATGAAGCGAAGTGCTAAAAACGCTGTCGTAATTATCGATGAGATAGCACCAAGTGATTATTTTATATCTGGGATAAGTGTTAAAAATTTAAAGGAGAAACAATGA
- a CDS encoding DUF4149 domain-containing protein, whose protein sequence is MKSIYLFLLAAIVGFELGIGAIVAPTIFFPPESLSAVLSKFDSGVLMSEIFVRFGYVLVAVCIFSLLFETAGVFSKCNFYLKFSRLMLSIICAGGAFLFVFYFTDFILNAQKLGEASVSTQEFLQIHIASEYTLKIIMIAQVALFFIRLIPCKKR, encoded by the coding sequence TTGAAAAGCATTTATCTATTCTTACTCGCAGCCATAGTCGGCTTTGAGCTTGGCATAGGGGCTATCGTCGCACCTACTATATTTTTTCCGCCAGAAAGTCTAAGTGCGGTGTTAAGTAAATTTGATAGTGGCGTTTTAATGAGTGAAATTTTTGTCAGATTTGGCTATGTTTTGGTAGCTGTTTGCATTTTTAGCTTGCTTTTTGAGACAGCGGGGGTATTTAGTAAATGCAATTTTTATCTCAAATTTAGCCGATTAATGCTCTCAATCATCTGCGCTGGTGGAGCATTTTTATTTGTCTTTTACTTTACCGATTTTATCCTTAACGCCCAAAAGCTAGGCGAAGCTAGCGTGAGTACGCAGGAGTTTTTACAAATTCATATCGCAAGCGAATATACCCTAAAAATCATAATGATAGCCCAAGTTGCGCTATTTTTCATAAGGCTAATACCATGCAAAAAGAGATAA
- a CDS encoding HrcA family transcriptional regulator, with product MNKLDKRDLILRSIIEAYLNQNLPIGSAELGTRMSEAIPASTIRVYFKKLSDEGEITQLHISGGRIPTHSAMRRYWSNEFSGFLPEIYIDDERALSLLCEKFGVYCMVFASSAQSLKDVLNLNDKFIVLEFDNDELVIKFDARVQKFLANLKGVSLDQLEEFSAQVGLSELRSKIRELKRTKIYFQANEIVAFKMFGDNRFKALLEPSVASILSEPLTFSPIFESGYMGLKLPVNFQDKGATLVCAGSVYVDYLNFLNQIKEAA from the coding sequence ATGAATAAGCTTGATAAAAGAGATTTAATACTTAGATCTATCATTGAAGCATATTTAAACCAAAATCTCCCTATTGGCTCGGCTGAACTTGGCACTAGAATGAGCGAAGCCATACCAGCCTCGACTATTAGAGTTTATTTTAAAAAGCTCTCAGACGAGGGCGAAATCACCCAGCTACACATCAGTGGAGGACGTATACCAACGCATTCGGCTATGAGGCGTTACTGGAGCAACGAGTTTAGCGGATTTTTGCCTGAAATTTATATAGATGATGAGAGGGCTTTAAGCCTGCTTTGTGAAAAATTTGGGGTGTATTGTATGGTGTTTGCCTCGTCAGCTCAGAGTCTAAAAGATGTTTTAAACTTAAATGATAAATTTATAGTTTTAGAGTTTGATAATGATGAGCTTGTTATTAAATTTGATGCTAGGGTGCAGAAGTTTTTGGCAAATTTAAAAGGTGTTAGTTTAGATCAGCTTGAGGAGTTTAGCGCTCAGGTTGGTCTAAGCGAACTTAGAAGCAAAATAAGGGAGCTAAAACGTACAAAAATTTACTTTCAGGCAAATGAAATAGTTGCTTTTAAAATGTTTGGCGATAATAGATTTAAGGCGCTACTTGAGCCATCGGTTGCTAGCATTTTATCGGAGCCGCTTACGTTTTCGCCGATATTTGAAAGTGGTTATATGGGGCTAAAGCTGCCAGTTAACTTTCAGGATAAAGGTGCGACTTTGGTTTGCGCGGGAAGTGTTTATGTGGATTATTTAAATTTTTTAAATCAAATTAAGGAGGCAGCGTGA
- the prmC gene encoding peptide chain release factor N(5)-glutamine methyltransferase, translated as MKVASALKAQSELLAKSSELPATPMRIASLLLAHTLECEPSKLVLHSQNELSKEQEFEFKQNIKSFIKGTPIEYITQRVSFYSHEFTVLPDVLIPRPETELLVEKVANALKYKNAPKICEIGVGSGVISVILALLLPKAKITATDISQIALKNAKINADKFNVSLNLIQTSLMTGVSENGEKFDAIVSNPPYIAKDYALDKWVLSEPSAALFGGDRGDELLLEIIDLAAARGVPLLACEMGYDQKASLEKALDKNGYKASFYQDLAGFDRGFLAFKKEKI; from the coding sequence GTGAAAGTAGCTAGTGCATTAAAAGCTCAAAGTGAGCTGCTGGCAAAATCTAGCGAGCTTCCAGCGACGCCTATGCGCATAGCCTCTTTGTTACTAGCTCATACGCTTGAGTGCGAGCCTTCAAAGCTAGTGCTACACAGCCAAAATGAGCTAAGCAAGGAGCAAGAGTTTGAATTTAAACAAAATATAAAGAGCTTTATAAAAGGCACTCCCATAGAGTATATCACGCAGCGCGTGAGCTTTTATTCGCACGAATTTACGGTGCTTCCTGATGTGCTAATCCCTCGCCCAGAAACGGAGCTTCTCGTAGAAAAAGTGGCAAATGCCCTAAAATATAAAAACGCACCAAAAATATGCGAAATAGGCGTGGGAAGCGGCGTGATTAGTGTTATACTAGCTCTTTTGCTTCCAAAGGCAAAAATAACCGCCACAGACATAAGCCAAATCGCTCTAAAAAACGCAAAAATCAATGCGGATAAATTTAATGTTAGCTTAAATTTAATACAAACGAGCCTAATGACAGGCGTTAGCGAAAATGGTGAAAAATTTGACGCCATAGTATCAAATCCGCCCTACATTGCAAAGGATTATGCACTTGATAAATGGGTACTAAGCGAGCCTAGCGCCGCACTTTTTGGAGGGGATAGGGGCGATGAGCTGCTCTTAGAGATTATCGATTTAGCCGCAGCTAGAGGTGTGCCTTTGCTAGCTTGCGAGATGGGGTACGACCAAAAAGCCTCACTAGAAAAAGCACTTGATAAAAACGGCTATAAGGCGAGCTTTTATCAGGATTTAGCAGGCTTTGACAGGGGATTTTTAGCATTTAAAAAGGAGAAAATTTGA
- the dnaK gene encoding molecular chaperone DnaK: MSKVIGIDLGTTNSCVSVYERGEAKVIPNKEGKNTTPSVVAFTDKGEVLVGDVAKRQAVTNPEKTIYSIKRIMGLMSNEKNATEAKARLPYHVVDRNGACAVEIAGKVYTPQEISAKILMKLKEDAEAFLGEKVVDAVITVPAYFNDSQRKATKEAGTIAGLNVLRIINEPTAAALAYGLDKKDAEKILVYDLGGGTFDVTVLETGDNVVEVLATGGNAFLGGDDFDNKIIDWLVSEFKNESGIDLKNDVMAMQRLKEAAENAKKELSSAAETQINLPFITADATGPKHLVKTLTRAKFEGMIEPLVAETITKINEVVKDAGLSKSDIKEVVMVGGSTRVPLVQEEVKKAFNKELNKSVNPDEVVAIGAAIQGAVIKGDVKDVLLLDVTPLSLGIETLGGVMTKVIEKGTTIPVKKNQVFSTAEDNQSAVTIHVLQGEREFARDNKSLGQFNLEGIPAAPRGVPQIEVEFDIDANGILTVSAKDKATGKAQNITISGSSGLSEDEINNMVKDAELHKEEDKKRKEAVEARNSADALVHQTEKSLAELGEKVPAEDRANIEAALNELKATLKDENADKAAIDAKVAALSAASHKLAEAMYKKDDAKAEQGKKKDDDVIDAEVE; this comes from the coding sequence ATGTCAAAAGTAATAGGAATAGATTTAGGAACTACAAACTCTTGTGTGAGCGTGTATGAGCGTGGGGAAGCGAAGGTAATCCCAAACAAAGAGGGCAAAAACACCACTCCAAGCGTGGTTGCCTTTACCGATAAGGGCGAGGTGCTAGTGGGCGACGTGGCAAAGCGACAAGCCGTAACAAACCCAGAAAAGACAATCTACTCAATCAAGCGTATAATGGGTCTAATGAGCAACGAAAAAAACGCCACTGAAGCAAAAGCTAGACTGCCGTATCACGTGGTGGATAGAAACGGCGCGTGTGCGGTCGAGATAGCTGGCAAGGTCTATACTCCGCAAGAAATCTCGGCCAAAATTCTAATGAAGCTAAAAGAGGACGCGGAGGCGTTTTTGGGCGAGAAGGTAGTCGATGCTGTTATCACCGTGCCTGCGTATTTTAACGACAGCCAAAGAAAGGCGACAAAGGAAGCTGGCACTATCGCTGGACTAAACGTGCTAAGGATAATCAACGAACCAACAGCTGCGGCACTTGCTTATGGGCTGGATAAAAAGGACGCTGAGAAAATTTTAGTCTATGACCTAGGCGGCGGCACATTTGACGTTACTGTGCTAGAAACTGGCGATAATGTAGTCGAAGTGCTAGCTACTGGCGGTAATGCTTTCCTTGGTGGCGATGACTTTGATAATAAGATAATCGACTGGCTAGTAAGCGAGTTTAAGAACGAAAGCGGCATAGATCTTAAAAACGACGTAATGGCTATGCAGCGTCTAAAAGAAGCGGCTGAAAATGCTAAAAAAGAGCTAAGCTCTGCGGCTGAAACGCAGATAAACCTGCCGTTTATCACAGCTGACGCCACTGGTCCAAAGCACCTAGTAAAGACGCTAACTAGGGCTAAATTTGAAGGTATGATAGAACCACTTGTGGCTGAAACTATCACAAAAATAAACGAAGTCGTAAAAGACGCTGGACTAAGTAAGAGCGACATAAAAGAGGTCGTGATGGTGGGTGGTTCTACCCGTGTGCCGCTAGTGCAAGAAGAGGTCAAAAAGGCCTTTAATAAGGAGCTAAATAAGAGCGTAAATCCTGATGAGGTAGTCGCAATCGGTGCTGCTATTCAGGGTGCGGTTATTAAGGGCGATGTAAAAGACGTGCTGCTGCTTGACGTTACTCCACTTAGCCTGGGTATCGAGACATTAGGTGGTGTGATGACAAAGGTAATCGAAAAAGGCACGACCATACCTGTAAAGAAAAATCAAGTCTTCTCAACCGCTGAAGATAACCAAAGTGCGGTTACCATTCACGTGCTGCAGGGCGAAAGGGAGTTTGCTAGGGATAATAAATCTTTAGGGCAGTTTAATCTTGAAGGAATCCCAGCTGCACCAAGGGGCGTGCCGCAGATTGAAGTTGAGTTTGACATCGACGCAAACGGAATTTTAACGGTTTCTGCAAAAGATAAGGCCACTGGTAAAGCGCAAAATATAACAATTAGCGGCAGCAGCGGGCTAAGCGAAGATGAGATAAATAATATGGTAAAAGACGCTGAGCTGCATAAAGAAGAGGATAAAAAACGCAAAGAAGCGGTCGAAGCTCGCAATAGTGCGGACGCGCTAGTTCATCAGACTGAGAAATCTCTGGCTGAGCTAGGCGAGAAAGTCCCAGCTGAAGATAGGGCAAATATCGAAGCGGCGCTAAATGAGCTAAAGGCGACTTTAAAAGATGAGAATGCGGATAAGGCGGCGATTGACGCAAAGGTGGCTGCCCTAAGTGCTGCAAGCCACAAGCTAGCTGAAGCTATGTATAAAAAAGATGACGCTAAAGCAGAGCAGGGCAAGAAAAAGGACGATGACGTAATTGACGCTGAAGTGGAGTAA